In Desulfovibrio aminophilus DSM 12254, a single window of DNA contains:
- a CDS encoding type II and III secretion system protein family protein, with the protein MNARRSFFTAALVLALCWTQAAHAGPGFRILATEAPQAVQLVAGKSLILNSDSDIARISLAAPEQAELVLISPRQIYITGKKTGTTNLTLWGPGDRVNAVYDLEVVPDVTQLKHMLHTVLPSEAGIRVLSSGESVTLSGSVSSATNLATALSLAEASAPGKVVNLLRVGGVQQVMLEVRVAEMSRSVMKRLGFNFRFMSGDEILYSFLNRLTYLDEEGALTLSNNVGIAGTTSVGSAGNSLSYFVDALKANGLIKILAEPNLICLSGQTAEFLAGGEVPIPVPQGLGTVGIEYKPFGVGLKFTPTVLDSGTINIKVEPQVSDLDYSRAVTVNSFNVPSITSRRASTTVELGNGQSFAIAGLIKDSLRENMNKFPVLGDVPVLGSLFRSSDFQKNESELIIIITPHLVKPLDVAKQSLPTDGFREPDDYEFYMLGLVEGRGSGSGVAGSAPKAKSPSGRAEGFDGEFGHMLPR; encoded by the coding sequence ATGAACGCGCGTCGATCCTTTTTCACCGCAGCCCTGGTTCTGGCCCTGTGCTGGACCCAGGCCGCCCATGCCGGGCCGGGATTCCGCATCCTGGCCACCGAGGCCCCCCAGGCCGTTCAGCTCGTGGCGGGCAAGTCCCTGATCCTGAACAGCGACTCGGACATCGCCCGCATCTCCCTGGCCGCGCCGGAACAGGCCGAGCTGGTGCTCATCTCGCCACGGCAGATCTACATCACCGGCAAGAAGACCGGGACCACCAACCTGACCCTCTGGGGCCCGGGAGATCGGGTGAACGCGGTTTACGACCTGGAGGTCGTGCCGGACGTGACCCAGCTCAAGCACATGCTGCACACCGTCCTGCCGAGCGAGGCGGGCATCCGCGTCCTATCCTCGGGCGAATCCGTGACTCTTTCCGGCAGCGTGTCCAGCGCCACGAATCTGGCCACGGCCCTGTCCCTGGCCGAGGCCTCCGCGCCGGGCAAGGTGGTCAACCTCCTGCGCGTGGGCGGGGTCCAGCAGGTCATGCTCGAGGTGCGTGTGGCCGAGATGAGCCGCAGCGTCATGAAGCGTCTGGGGTTCAACTTCCGGTTCATGTCCGGCGACGAGATTCTTTACAGCTTCTTGAACCGTCTGACCTACCTGGACGAGGAAGGGGCGCTCACCCTTTCCAACAACGTGGGCATAGCGGGCACCACCAGCGTGGGCAGCGCGGGCAACAGCCTGAGCTACTTCGTGGACGCCCTCAAGGCCAACGGCCTGATCAAGATTCTGGCCGAGCCGAACCTGATTTGCCTTTCGGGTCAGACCGCCGAGTTCCTGGCCGGCGGCGAGGTGCCCATCCCCGTGCCCCAGGGTCTGGGTACCGTGGGCATCGAGTACAAGCCCTTCGGCGTGGGCCTCAAGTTCACGCCCACCGTGCTTGACTCCGGCACCATCAACATCAAGGTGGAGCCGCAGGTTTCGGATCTGGACTACTCCCGGGCCGTGACCGTGAACTCTTTCAATGTCCCGTCCATCACCAGCCGCCGTGCCTCGACCACGGTGGAGCTGGGCAACGGCCAGAGCTTCGCCATCGCCGGGCTCATCAAGGACTCCCTGCGCGAGAACATGAACAAGTTCCCGGTGCTGGGCGACGTGCCCGTGCTGGGCTCCCTGTTCCGCAGCAGCGACTTTCAGAAGAACGAGTCCGAGCTGATCATCATCATCACCCCACATCTCGTGAAGCCTCTGGACGTGGCCAAGCAGAGCCTGCCCACCGACGGCTTCCGCGAACCCGACGACTACGAGTTCTATATGCTCGGCTTGGTCGAGGGACGGGGAAGCGGGTCCGGCGTCGCCGGTTCCGCTCCCAAGGCGAAGAGCCCGTCCGGTCGGGCCGAAGGTTTCGACGGCGAATTCGGGCATATGCTGCCCAGGTAA
- the cpaB gene encoding Flp pilus assembly protein CpaB, protein MSRTVRSLLQMVLALVLALTAGLLVFRWLSARAPAAPVAQVTVRTVQVVVAATDMPKGARIEPGMLRLAPFVEGSEPSQSFRAQESLVGRVLAQSVGKGEAVTAPRLAPEDVKVGGISAMLGPGRRAMAVKGNKVMGLAGFIRPGNLVDVLVTLPVGEREEKVTKLVLEKVPVLATGTELEPSGDGEKPSSVDVYTLDLTPEESEKLALAATQGTLNFALRNEADQETVLTNGADTAATLASLRPVQVRPKAAAQAAPRPAVEVEVIRGGTRDRVRF, encoded by the coding sequence GTGAGCAGAACCGTCCGCTCCCTGCTGCAGATGGTCCTGGCCCTTGTCCTGGCCCTGACCGCCGGTCTGCTTGTCTTCCGGTGGCTCTCCGCCCGCGCTCCGGCCGCGCCCGTGGCCCAGGTCACGGTGCGGACCGTGCAGGTTGTTGTCGCCGCCACCGACATGCCGAAGGGCGCCCGGATCGAGCCCGGCATGCTTCGGCTGGCTCCCTTCGTCGAGGGCAGCGAACCGTCCCAGTCCTTCCGTGCGCAGGAGTCTCTGGTGGGCCGCGTGTTGGCGCAGTCCGTGGGCAAGGGAGAGGCCGTGACCGCTCCGCGTCTGGCTCCCGAGGACGTGAAGGTGGGCGGCATCAGCGCCATGCTCGGCCCGGGCCGCAGGGCCATGGCCGTGAAGGGCAACAAGGTCATGGGACTGGCCGGGTTCATCCGCCCCGGCAATCTGGTGGACGTGCTCGTGACCCTGCCTGTCGGCGAGCGGGAGGAGAAAGTGACCAAGCTCGTGCTGGAGAAGGTTCCGGTCCTGGCCACGGGCACGGAGCTGGAGCCTTCCGGCGACGGTGAAAAGCCGTCCTCCGTGGACGTCTACACCCTGGACCTGACTCCCGAGGAGAGCGAAAAGCTGGCCCTGGCCGCCACACAGGGCACGCTCAACTTCGCCCTGAGGAACGAAGCCGACCAGGAAACCGTGCTGACCAACGGTGCGGATACGGCCGCCACCCTGGCCTCCCTGCGTCCCGTCCAGGTTCGGCCCAAGGCCGCCGCCCAGGCCGCACCGCGCCCCGCCGTGGAGGTCGAAGTGATCCGCGGCGGAACTCGCGACCGGGTGCGCTTCTAG
- a CDS encoding A24 family peptidase, with protein sequence MDLLIGAIVCVMLSVAVVTDLWDQKIPNLLTLPAMFAGLAYHGLARGLDGLAFSAAGLALGLAVMLVPFLLRLMGGGDVKLMAAVGAWLGAADVFSAFLFTCLAGGLYALFMLLRLGLLPRVLRNIRDAFLVLLATRKLEYAPVPAPVGRPLPRLCYGLAIAAGTVFTLVYTAWERGTLGL encoded by the coding sequence ATGGATCTGCTCATCGGCGCAATCGTCTGCGTCATGCTGTCCGTGGCCGTGGTCACGGACCTCTGGGACCAGAAGATTCCGAATCTGCTCACGCTTCCCGCGATGTTCGCCGGCCTGGCCTATCACGGGCTGGCCCGGGGCCTGGACGGCTTGGCCTTCAGCGCCGCCGGCCTGGCCCTGGGCTTGGCCGTGATGCTCGTGCCGTTCCTCCTGCGCCTCATGGGCGGGGGCGACGTGAAGCTCATGGCCGCCGTGGGCGCGTGGCTCGGCGCGGCCGATGTCTTCAGCGCCTTTCTTTTCACTTGCCTGGCGGGAGGGCTCTACGCCCTGTTCATGCTCCTGCGCTTGGGGCTGCTGCCCCGCGTCCTGCGCAACATCCGCGACGCCTTCCTGGTCCTGCTGGCCACCCGCAAGCTGGAATATGCGCCGGTTCCCGCGCCCGTCGGCAGGCCTCTGCCGCGCTTGTGCTACGGGCTGGCCATCGCCGCCGGCACCGTGTTCACTCTGGTCTACACGGCCTGGGAACGCGGAACCCTCGGCCTCTAG
- a CDS encoding Flp family type IVb pilin — MTRLMQLFKDEEGVTALEYGLIAALIAAVIITAVTTLGTKVSGTFDTIAGKMPTTSTGS; from the coding sequence ATGACCAGACTGATGCAGCTGTTCAAGGACGAGGAAGGCGTGACCGCTCTGGAATACGGCCTCATCGCCGCCCTCATCGCGGCCGTGATCATCACCGCGGTGACCACCCTGGGCACCAAGGTCAGCGGCACCTTCGACACCATCGCCGGAAAGATGCCCACCACCAGCACCGGCAGCTGA
- a CDS encoding sigma-54-dependent transcriptional regulator, with protein MTARILVVDDDAAFRGMLVEALRDKEFEVDVAGSAEEGIRLAEAGDFDLVLQDVMLPGMSGIEALPHLKRAAPLADIVVMTAFSSRDSAVEALKRGAYDYFTKPFSLAEMEVVIRRALEKRRLQGQVQALRTTLEREGPLSRIIGQGQAMSRVKDMLQRVAGLDADVLITGESGTGKELVADTIHALSPRAAGPFVKLNCAAIPENLLESELFGHEKGAFTGATAARRGRFEMAQGGSILLDEIGDMPLHLQPKLLRAVEQKQVERVGGSRPVTFDVRIIAATNQDLRDRVEAKEFRADLYYRLNVAAIHLPPLRERKEDLALLADFFLDRIGRRLGGEPLSLAPDALRLLQAQDWPGNVRQLANTLERTAIFAASGRITAADLSLALQRRAEPIPEIVPPEIGLPLKRAVNEYEKGLIVQALRRAGGVQTEAARLLGITAKNLWNKLQKHGLDPIACLRVQ; from the coding sequence ATGACGGCCAGGATTCTGGTGGTGGACGACGACGCGGCCTTCCGGGGGATGCTCGTGGAGGCCTTGCGGGACAAGGAATTCGAGGTGGATGTCGCGGGTTCTGCCGAGGAGGGCATCCGTCTCGCCGAGGCTGGGGATTTCGACCTCGTGCTCCAGGACGTCATGCTTCCCGGCATGTCCGGCATCGAGGCTCTTCCGCACCTCAAGCGGGCCGCGCCCCTGGCCGACATCGTGGTCATGACCGCCTTTTCCAGCAGGGATTCCGCCGTGGAGGCCCTCAAGCGCGGGGCCTACGACTACTTCACCAAGCCGTTCAGCCTGGCCGAGATGGAGGTGGTCATCCGCCGGGCTTTGGAGAAACGCCGCCTCCAGGGCCAGGTCCAGGCCTTGCGTACGACCTTGGAGCGCGAGGGGCCCCTGTCACGGATCATCGGCCAGGGCCAAGCCATGTCGCGGGTCAAGGACATGCTCCAGCGGGTGGCCGGTCTGGATGCCGACGTGCTCATCACCGGCGAGTCCGGTACGGGCAAGGAACTCGTCGCCGACACCATCCACGCCCTGAGCCCCAGGGCGGCCGGTCCCTTCGTCAAGCTGAACTGCGCGGCCATCCCGGAAAACCTTCTGGAGAGCGAACTCTTCGGCCACGAGAAGGGGGCCTTCACCGGGGCCACCGCCGCCCGGCGCGGCCGCTTCGAAATGGCCCAGGGCGGCAGCATCCTCCTGGACGAGATCGGGGACATGCCCCTGCACCTTCAACCCAAGCTCCTGCGCGCCGTGGAACAGAAGCAGGTGGAGCGCGTGGGCGGCTCGCGGCCCGTGACCTTCGACGTGCGGATCATCGCGGCCACCAACCAGGATCTGCGGGACCGCGTGGAGGCCAAGGAGTTCCGGGCGGACCTCTACTATCGGTTGAACGTGGCCGCCATCCATCTGCCGCCCCTGCGTGAACGCAAGGAGGATCTGGCCTTGCTGGCCGATTTCTTCCTCGACCGGATCGGCCGCCGACTGGGGGGGGAGCCGCTGTCCCTGGCTCCCGACGCCCTGCGGCTCCTCCAGGCCCAGGACTGGCCGGGCAACGTCCGCCAACTGGCCAATACGTTGGAGCGCACGGCCATCTTCGCGGCTTCCGGCCGGATCACGGCGGCGGATTTGTCGCTGGCGCTGCAGCGGCGGGCCGAGCCGATTCCCGAAATCGTCCCACCCGAAATCGGCCTGCCGCTCAAGCGCGCTGTGAACGAGTATGAAAAGGGCCTCATCGTGCAAGCCTTGCGCCGCGCCGGGGGCGTCCAGACCGAGGCCGCCCGGCTGCTGGGAATCACGGCCAAGAACCTGTGGAACAAACTCCAGAAGCACGGCCTGGACCCGATAGCCTGCCTGCGGGTTCAGTGA
- a CDS encoding TadE/TadG family type IV pilus assembly protein — translation MRKRHARGRGQRGMAAVEFALILPVLAALFFLILEGANAIRTYSIISEASREAARLVLREGSTTNVEFLVQSLTAAQLPAANLNTNVTVNSEQKTVTVEVDYDYQSMLGSQSMVETFNSGQPYVLLARTTMPLP, via the coding sequence ATGCGCAAGCGACATGCACGAGGGCGCGGACAGCGGGGGATGGCGGCGGTGGAGTTCGCGCTCATCCTGCCCGTGCTGGCCGCCCTGTTTTTCCTGATCCTGGAGGGCGCCAACGCGATCCGCACCTATTCCATCATCTCCGAAGCCAGCCGCGAGGCCGCCCGGCTGGTGCTCCGCGAAGGCAGCACGACCAACGTGGAATTCCTGGTGCAGTCCCTGACCGCCGCGCAACTCCCGGCCGCCAACCTGAACACCAACGTGACCGTCAACAGCGAGCAGAAGACCGTCACCGTCGAGGTCGATTATGACTACCAAAGCATGCTCGGTTCCCAGTCCATGGTCGAAACCTTCAACAGCGGCCAACCCTATGTCCTGCTTGCCCGCACGACCATGCCGCTGCCGTAG
- a CDS encoding vWA domain-containing protein: MSCLPARPCRCRRRQRGAVHVLVAVLIPILLGAAGLALDLGNLYLAQTRLQAAVDAGALAGALQLPYDPDLTKDIAKPAAIDMVHTNYAEAQIQNVAAGSEVRSLCVTATAQVNTLLLGVLGVNSGSVAAQACAGFNNLEVALVIDNTGSMKGTPISRVREAGADLVDLIIPDGAAPNTRVGLVPFRGKVKVLDAEGYPSGCLNADGSLNVGIHPDFMPLYYALPYYTRSQINLDTCTSIPPVHSLTTDKDEIIAAITQMDALGAGSGTVISEGIRWGREVLTPEAPYTQGSADDKIRKIMIVLTDGDTEDGTCGGSYAMSYTPNNYWTNAYYGMKVTNCHCENGGGLNQAMLAEAQKAKDAGIEIFSIRFGVSDTTDIQLMKQIASSKPGTTDHYFDAPSAEDIPEVFKLIGKQLGWRLLN; encoded by the coding sequence ATGTCCTGCTTGCCCGCACGACCATGCCGCTGCCGTAGGCGCCAGCGCGGCGCGGTCCATGTCCTCGTGGCCGTGCTCATTCCCATTCTGTTGGGCGCGGCCGGGCTGGCTCTGGACCTGGGCAACCTCTATCTGGCCCAGACCAGGCTCCAGGCCGCCGTGGACGCCGGGGCCCTGGCCGGAGCCCTGCAACTGCCCTACGACCCGGACCTGACCAAGGACATCGCCAAGCCCGCGGCCATCGACATGGTTCACACCAACTACGCCGAGGCCCAGATCCAGAACGTGGCCGCCGGTTCCGAGGTCCGCAGCCTCTGCGTCACGGCCACGGCCCAGGTGAACACGCTCTTGCTGGGCGTGCTGGGAGTGAATTCCGGCAGCGTGGCGGCCCAGGCCTGCGCCGGATTCAACAATCTGGAAGTGGCCCTGGTCATCGACAACACGGGCAGCATGAAGGGCACACCCATCAGCCGCGTGCGCGAGGCCGGCGCCGACCTGGTGGACCTGATCATCCCCGACGGCGCGGCCCCGAACACCCGCGTCGGCCTGGTGCCATTCCGGGGCAAGGTCAAAGTTCTGGACGCCGAGGGCTATCCCTCGGGCTGTCTGAACGCCGACGGTTCGCTCAACGTGGGCATCCACCCCGACTTCATGCCCCTCTACTACGCCCTGCCGTATTACACCCGGAGCCAGATCAACCTGGACACCTGCACCAGCATTCCTCCGGTGCACTCGCTGACCACGGACAAGGACGAGATCATCGCGGCCATCACCCAGATGGACGCCCTGGGCGCGGGCTCGGGCACGGTCATCTCCGAAGGCATCAGGTGGGGCCGCGAGGTTCTCACGCCCGAGGCTCCCTACACGCAGGGCAGCGCCGACGATAAGATCCGCAAGATCATGATCGTGCTCACCGATGGCGACACCGAGGACGGCACCTGCGGCGGCAGCTACGCCATGTCTTACACGCCCAACAACTACTGGACCAACGCCTACTACGGCATGAAGGTCACCAACTGCCACTGCGAGAACGGCGGCGGCCTGAACCAGGCCATGCTCGCCGAAGCCCAAAAGGCCAAGGATGCGGGCATCGAAATCTTCTCCATCCGCTTCGGCGTCTCGGACACCACGGACATCCAGCTCATGAAGCAGATCGCCTCCAGCAAGCCCGGCACCACCGACCACTACTTCGACGCGCCCTCGGCCGAGGACATCCCCGAGGTCTTCAAGCTCATCGGCAAGCAGCTCGGCTGGCGGCTGCTGAACTAG
- a CDS encoding TadE/TadG family type IV pilus assembly protein, protein MRRRRSSFSRGVAAVEMALILPALLLMVFGLLESGNLFLSWLTVQKSAEMGARFAATGQGEDEGTRLAQIVEQTNVLLSTLPSAGSTVSVRSWPGLDTSGPGVSGSAGQPCGVVEVGVSFLYKPITPFIGDALPETVQLTGADRKVNEPWKPCP, encoded by the coding sequence ATGCGACGCAGGCGTTCCAGCTTTTCCCGCGGCGTGGCCGCCGTGGAGATGGCCCTCATCCTCCCGGCCTTGCTGCTCATGGTCTTCGGCCTGCTGGAGAGCGGCAACCTCTTCCTCTCCTGGCTCACGGTCCAGAAGTCGGCCGAGATGGGCGCACGCTTCGCGGCCACCGGCCAGGGCGAGGACGAGGGCACCCGTCTGGCCCAGATCGTGGAACAGACCAACGTCCTGCTGAGCACACTCCCAAGCGCGGGTTCCACGGTCTCGGTCAGGAGCTGGCCCGGCCTGGACACCAGCGGCCCCGGAGTCAGCGGCAGCGCGGGCCAGCCCTGCGGCGTGGTGGAGGTCGGCGTGTCCTTCCTCTACAAGCCCATCACGCCCTTCATCGGCGACGCACTGCCGGAAACGGTCCAGCTCACCGGCGCGGACCGCAAGGTCAACGAGCCCTGGAAACCCTGCCCCTGA
- a CDS encoding substrate-binding domain-containing protein, translating to MLRSWKKTIATLVALSALVCAVPALAGDVLRMATTTSTQDTGLLDALGPAFQKDTGIELQWTAVGTGKALKLGEDCNVDVLMVHAPQSEKEFLDKGFGMDRKEIFYNDFVIVGPLKDPAKAKGKTVAEALKAVSAAKASFVSRGDDSGTHKAELKLWKAAELPVPDKESWYISAGQGMLATLAMAAERGAYTLVDRGTWYKYEADQKGKAPLTILVEGDKPLLNQYSVMPVNPAHCPGVRADLAKKFSDWITSAKAQKFVGEFKVAGKPLFTPNAKK from the coding sequence ATGCTTCGATCCTGGAAGAAAACTATCGCGACCCTGGTCGCCCTGTCCGCCCTGGTCTGCGCCGTTCCCGCCCTGGCGGGCGACGTCCTGCGTATGGCCACCACCACCAGCACCCAGGACACCGGCTTGCTGGACGCCCTGGGCCCGGCCTTCCAGAAGGACACGGGCATCGAACTTCAGTGGACGGCCGTGGGCACGGGCAAGGCCCTCAAACTCGGCGAGGACTGCAACGTGGACGTGCTCATGGTCCACGCGCCCCAGTCCGAAAAGGAATTCCTGGACAAGGGCTTCGGCATGGACCGCAAGGAGATCTTTTATAACGACTTCGTGATCGTTGGCCCGCTGAAGGATCCGGCCAAGGCCAAGGGCAAGACCGTCGCCGAGGCCCTCAAGGCAGTGTCCGCGGCCAAGGCTTCCTTCGTGAGCCGCGGTGACGATTCGGGTACGCACAAGGCCGAGCTCAAGCTTTGGAAGGCGGCTGAGCTGCCCGTGCCGGACAAGGAGTCCTGGTACATCTCCGCCGGGCAGGGCATGCTGGCCACCCTGGCCATGGCCGCCGAGCGCGGGGCCTACACCCTGGTGGATCGGGGCACATGGTACAAGTACGAAGCCGACCAGAAGGGCAAGGCGCCTCTGACGATCCTGGTGGAGGGCGACAAGCCGCTGCTCAATCAGTACAGCGTCATGCCGGTGAACCCGGCGCACTGCCCCGGGGTGCGCGCGGATCTGGCCAAGAAGTTCAGCGACTGGATCACCTCGGCCAAGGCCCAGAAGTTTGTGGGCGAGTTCAAGGTTGCGGGTAAGCCCCTGTTCACTCCCAATGCCAAGAAGTAG
- a CDS encoding ABC transporter permease, with protein MDFILEGLVRALDLLLSGDEVTFSAVTATLQSSVLAMIAALALGAPAGFCLGHFEFRGRRALRLAVDTALSFPTVVIGLIVYAFLTRRGPLGEWQMLFTVPGMAAGLALLALPIVIAHTAAGVEGLDRRLRLTALTLGAGPLRLALTTLREARFAVILALAMAFGRVASEVGIAMMVGGNIKWHTRTITTAIALETGKGQFAEGIALGIVLLAIALVVNLLLVLLRRRMA; from the coding sequence ATGGATTTCATTCTGGAGGGCCTTGTCCGGGCCCTGGACCTCCTCCTTTCCGGCGACGAGGTCACCTTCTCGGCCGTAACGGCCACTCTGCAGAGCTCGGTCCTGGCCATGATCGCGGCCCTGGCCCTGGGCGCTCCGGCCGGGTTCTGCCTGGGCCATTTCGAATTCCGGGGCCGCCGCGCCCTGCGTCTGGCCGTGGACACGGCTCTCTCCTTTCCCACCGTGGTCATCGGCCTCATCGTCTACGCCTTCCTCACCCGACGCGGCCCATTGGGCGAATGGCAGATGCTCTTCACCGTGCCGGGCATGGCCGCCGGCCTGGCCCTGCTGGCCCTGCCCATCGTCATCGCCCACACGGCGGCCGGCGTCGAAGGGCTGGATCGACGTCTGCGCCTCACGGCCCTGACCCTGGGAGCGGGCCCCCTGCGGCTGGCCCTGACCACCCTGCGCGAGGCCCGCTTCGCCGTCATCCTGGCCCTGGCCATGGCCTTCGGGCGGGTGGCCTCGGAGGTGGGCATCGCCATGATGGTCGGCGGCAACATCAAATGGCACACGCGGACCATCACCACGGCCATCGCCCTGGAGACCGGCAAGGGCCAGTTCGCCGAGGGCATCGCCCTGGGCATCGTGCTCCTGGCCATCGCCCTGGTGGTGAACCTGCTGCTGGTCCTCCTCCGCCGGAGGATGGCGTGA
- a CDS encoding energy-coupling factor ABC transporter ATP-binding protein — protein MNTLFRLENVVVRYAGTEVLRVEALDIPEHSVFGLAGHNGSGKSTLLRLLALLERPASGRLLVDGADSAGRERELRRRVTLLDQEPYLLRRSVLENVAYGLRARRESGDLERRVAEALEWVGLAPGFARRSWRELSGGEAQRVALAARLILRPRALLLDEPTANLDAESVTRINQAALRAREEWGTTLVLVSHDMAWLAEMADSVLHLHHGRVTGYGRMNILRGPWLAEPEGSRLDLGPDARLRAPAAPAMDAPAAVEPGDITLLPPDDAGAGRFDSLLPAMVEELSRDRDGLLALCRAGELRLFTRLPDCERVFLPGMPVLLGFTRQAVRFLDVPRTAD, from the coding sequence GTGAACACGCTGTTCCGCCTGGAAAACGTCGTGGTGCGCTATGCCGGGACCGAGGTTCTGCGCGTGGAGGCCCTGGACATCCCGGAGCACTCCGTGTTCGGTCTCGCCGGGCACAACGGCTCTGGCAAGAGCACCCTGCTGCGGCTGCTGGCCCTGCTGGAACGTCCCGCAAGCGGCCGCCTGCTGGTGGACGGAGCGGACAGCGCCGGGCGGGAGCGGGAACTGCGCCGCCGCGTCACCCTTTTGGATCAGGAACCCTATCTCCTGCGACGTTCGGTTCTGGAAAACGTGGCCTACGGCCTGCGGGCCCGCCGGGAGTCCGGCGACCTGGAACGCCGCGTGGCCGAGGCCCTGGAATGGGTGGGGCTGGCTCCCGGTTTCGCCCGCCGCTCCTGGCGCGAACTTTCCGGCGGCGAGGCCCAGCGGGTGGCCCTGGCCGCCCGCCTCATCCTCCGCCCCAGGGCCCTGCTTCTGGACGAGCCCACGGCCAATCTGGACGCCGAGAGCGTGACCCGCATCAACCAAGCCGCGCTGCGCGCCCGCGAGGAGTGGGGCACGACCCTGGTGCTGGTGAGCCACGACATGGCATGGCTCGCCGAGATGGCCGACAGCGTGCTCCACCTGCACCACGGCCGAGTGACGGGCTATGGTCGGATGAACATCCTGCGCGGCCCGTGGCTGGCGGAGCCGGAGGGATCGCGTCTGGACCTGGGGCCGGACGCCCGCCTGCGCGCCCCGGCGGCGCCCGCCATGGACGCCCCGGCGGCCGTGGAACCCGGGGACATCACCCTGCTCCCCCCGGACGACGCCGGGGCCGGACGGTTCGACTCCCTGCTCCCGGCCATGGTGGAGGAGCTGTCCCGCGACCGGGACGGCTTGCTGGCCCTCTGTCGGGCCGGGGAACTGCGGCTGTTCACCCGCCTACCGGACTGCGAGCGGGTTTTTCTGCCTGGAATGCCGGTTCTCCTGGGATTCACACGCCAAGCGGTGCGTTTCCTGGACGTCCCCCGCACTGCGGACTGA